In one Amia ocellicauda isolate fAmiCal2 chromosome 2, fAmiCal2.hap1, whole genome shotgun sequence genomic region, the following are encoded:
- the enosf1 gene encoding mitochondrial enolase superfamily member 1 — translation MLKRKIINLSVSDVRFPTSLEQHGSDAMHPDPDYSVAYAVIETQGGLKGYGLTFTLGKGTEIVVCAVKALSAFVIGKHLEDIVDDFRGFYRLLTSDGQMRWIGPEKGVIQLATAAVLNAVWDLWARAEGKPLWKLLVDMDPEKLISCIEFRYITDALTEKEALDILLRAQDGKRKREEQMLQEGYPAYTTSCAWIGYSDEQLKELCMKALNDGWTRFKVKVGADLQDDIRRCSLIRKMIGPDNVLMIDANQRWDVAEAIEWVSRLAEFKPLWIEEPTSPDDILGHAAIAKALAPLGIGVATGEQCHNRVMFKQLLQASALQFVQIDSCRLGSVNENLSVLLLAHKFGVPVCPHAGGVGLCELVQHLILFDYISVSGSLENRMCEYVDHLHEHFTNPVIITNASYVPPKDPGYSSEMKDDSVKSHGYPDGEVWQKLLAS, via the exons ATGTTAAAGCGCAAAATAATAAATCTGTCAGTCAGCGATGTGAGATTTCCTACGTCTCTTGAGCAGCATGGGTCGGATGCAATG CACCCGGACCCAGACTACTCCGTGGCTTACGCTGTGATCGAGACCCAGGGCGGCTTAAAGGGGTATGGACTCACTTTTACCTTAGGGAAGGGCACAGAAATCG TTGTGTGTGCGGTGAAGGCTCTGTCGGCTTTTGTGATCGGAAAGCATCTGGAAGACATTGTGGATGACTTCCGTGGCTTCTACAGACTGCTCACGAGCGATGGGCAGATGAGATGG ATTGGACCCGAGAAAGGAGTGATCCAGTTGGCCACGGCAGCAGTTCTCAATGCAGTGTGGGATCTCTGGGCCAGAGCAGAAGGAAAG CCACTTTGGAAGTTGCTAGTAGATATG GATCCTGAAAAGCTCATATCATGTATAGAGTTCAGATACATCACTGATGCCCTCACAGAGAAGGAGGCTTTGG ACATTCTCCTCAGAGCTCAAGATGGAAAGCGCAAGAGAG AAGAACAAATGCTACAAGAGGGATACCCTGCATACACCACCTCTTGTGCCTGGATTGGATACTCAGATGAGCAGTTAAAAGAG cTGTGTATGAAGGCCCTGAATGATGGGTGGACAAG GTTTAAGGTGAAAGTGGGGGCAGATTTACAGGATGATATTCGCAGGTGCAGTCTCATAAGGAAGATGATAGGACCCGACAATGTTCTG ATGATAGATGCCAATCAGCGATGGGATGTTGCAGAAGCCATTGAGTGGGTTTCCAGGTTGGCTGAGTTTAAGCCTCTCTGGATAGAGGAACCCACTTCCCCTGATGACATCCTGGGACACGCTGCCATTGCCAAA GCTTTGGCTCCCCTCGGAATTGGCGTGGCAACGGGAGAACAA TGCCACAACAGAGTGATGTTCAAGCAGCTGCTCCAGGCCTCCGCGCTGCAGTTCGTTCAGATCGACAGCTGCAGACTGGGCAGCGTCAACGAAAATCTGTCTGTGCTTCTCTTGGCCCACAAATTTGGAG TCCCTGTGTGTCCTCATGCTGGTGGCGTGGGACTCTGTGAGCTGGTACAGCATTTAATCCTGTTTGACTACATCTCTGTGTCAGGCAGTCTGGAGAACAG GATGTGCGAGTATGTTGACCACCTCCACGAACATTTTACAAACCCAGTGATCATTACCAATGCATCCTATGTGCCACCAAAG GATCCCGGATACTCCTCGGAAATGAAGGATGACTCCGTGAAAAGTCATGGATACCCCGATGGAGAGGTCTGGCAGAAGCTCCTTGCCAGCTAA